ACCGGTAGCCGACGCGGCCAGTGCGCCGCCCTTTGACAGTACGACAACAAGTGAAGGCCGCCACCCACAGGCTGGGTGGCGGCCTTCGCCACGTCACGGTGGGCTGGGCAGATGGAGGACGGCCGCGCCGTGGACGCGGCCGGCGGCGAGGTCGTCCAGGGCCGTGTCGGCGTCGGCGAAGTCGTAGCGGGTGAGCGTCGGCCGCAGCCGGTGTTCCGCGGCGGCGGCCAGGAAGGCGCGGCCGTCCTCGCGGGTGTTGGCGGTGACGCTGCGGACGGTCCGTTCCCGGAAGAGGTGCCTCTGGTAGTCCAGCCGCGGGATGTCGGACAGGTGGATGCCCGCGACGGCGAGCGTTCCGCCGCTGCCCAGGGCCTCCAGGGCCACCGGGACGAGGGCGCCCACGGGGGCGAAGAGGATGGCGGAGTCCAGCGGTTCGGGCGGCCCTGTCCGGGCGTCGCGTGCGGAGGCGGCGCCGAGCTCCAGGGCGAGGGCCCGGGCGGCGGGGGAGCGGGTGAGGACGTGGACGGTGGCGCCCTCGGCGAGGGCGAGCTGCGCGGTGAGGTGGGCGGAGGCGCCGAAGCCGTAGACGCCGAGCCGGCCGCCGGCGGGGAGGTCCGCCCGGCGCAGGGCCCGGTAGCCGATGATCCCGGCGCAGAGCAGGGGCGCCAGCTCCTCGGCCGGATATCCGGAGGGCATCTCGTAGGAGTGGTCCGCGGGGACGGTGGCGTACGCGGCGTAGCCCCCGTCCGCGTCCCAGCCGGTGTAGAGCGACGAGAGGCACAGGTTCTCCCGGCCGCGCGTGCAGTACGGGCACACCCCGCACGTACCGCGGAGCCACGGGATGCCGATCAGGGCACCGGCCGTGGGCCCAGTGACCCCACGGCCTGTGGCCACGACGTCGCCTACGGCCTCGTGGCCGGGCACGACCCGCTCGCGGTGCGGCAGCAGGTCGTGGTCGCGGACGTGCAGGTCGGTACGGCACACACCGCAGGCCCGGACGCGGACCAGCAGCTCGCCCGGCGACGGGGACGGTACGGGCAGTTCCGCGCGCTCCAGGCTGCCCGATCGGTCGGCGGGGACGACCCAGGCCGGCATCGTCTCCGGAAGCGGGGTGTCCATGGGGCCTCCTCGGCTCGACCACGGAATCGGCCGGGTCACGCGGGGCGCCCCCTTCGGCTCGCCCGGCCCTCTTCCGAGCGTCTTCCCGGACCACACGCACGCATGCCGGGACATGCCGGGAGACGGGGGCCGGGGCATGAGGAGGATCTTCGCGGGCAGTCGAACGGCGAGGGAGCCGCGTCCCTCACGACCCAGGGAGCTGGTGTGATCATGGCACGTGCCGCACGGACCGGCCCTCCGACCCGTCCGGGCCCGTCGGAGCCGCAGCCGACGCCCCCTACGAACCCCTTCCCTCCCGACCCACCGCCACCGGCACCGGGTCCCCGGCCGGCACCGCCGCCGCGGCCCGGTCCCGAGCGCCGACCACCGGAGGCGACGGCGGGTACGCCGCCCGACGACCCGGTTCCGCCGAGCCCCACCCCGGCGCCGGGGCCCGGCCCCGGCCCGCAGCCGGGCCCGCTCCCCGGCCCGGTGCCCGCACCGGGCGGCCCCGACCCGGTGCCGCCGGCGCCGCCGCAGCCCCGACCGGATCCTCCTGGACCAGGCGGCCCGCGCCCGGAGCCGGGGCCTCATCCCGGTCCACTGCCCGGGCCGGTACCCCTGCCGGAGCCGGTCACCTGACTGCTGTCACGTCCAGGCGGTGAGCAGTCTGCCGTGGTGGCCGGCCAGCCAGGTGGCGAAGTCCTGGAGGGCCGGGTTCAGGTCGCGGACGGCGACGAGGTCCCGGGCCGCGGTGAAGCGGTGCTCGCACTCCGCGTAGAACTGGAACATGTTGCCCGACTCGTCCGCGCCCGGGAATCCCTGCGCGCGCCACTCGTCCGGGCTGAGGGGTCGGTACCGCACCGGTTCGTCGAGGGACAGGCTGAGGGCCGCGGCCATGTCGGCGACCTTGAGGTGCTCGCCGGCGATGCTGATCGTGGCGGCGATCAGGTCGGCGCCCCGCCGGAGAATCGACAGGGCGGTCCTGCCGATGTCGTCGACCGCGATGCCGGAGAGCCGGCTCCCGCCCATGGGGTAGGTGAGCTGGAAGGCGCCGTCCGGGCCGCGCTGCGGGGCGAAGGCGCCGAACAGGTTCTCCCAGTAGAACGTGGCGCGCAGGAACGTGGTCGGCACCGCTTCCTCGGTGAAGTAGTGGTCCGCTTCCGCCTTGGCGTCGAAGTGCGGCACCTTGTAGTGCTCCTGGAGCGTGGGCATGCGGTCGTCGTCGAGCGGGATGCACTCCCGGGTGTCCTCGAGGGTGGACCAGACCGCGTGCTGGATGCCCGCGTGGGAGGCGGCCTGGGCGAGCGCCTGTGCCTGGGCCTTCTCGCGTTCCGCGGACAGGTGCTCCCAGAAGTTGGTGACGAGGAACGCGCCGTACGCGTGCTCGAAGGCCGGCGCGAGACTGGCCGGATCGTCCATGTCGGCCTGGACGATGTCGTCGACGCCGAGACGCTTCAGCTCCTGGGCGGCCTCCCCTTCGGGGTGGCGGGTGACGGCGCGTACCGTGAACTCGCCCTCGCGGTCGGCGAGGACGGCCCGCACGAGCCCGCCGCCCTGCCTACCGGTCGCTCCGATCACCGTGATGATCTTCTTCTCGGTCATGGCTCGATCGCCTCGCACCTCGGACTCGTGATTCGGCCGCTGTCGTCCCGCTCGCCGTCCGTCCTATCCGCCCCCGCCCTCCCGCTTGTCCTCGTCGACGATCTCGGCGTCGACGATGTCCTCCTCGCCTCCGGCCGTGGGCCCGGCGTCGGAGGGGGCCTGCTGTGGGGAGCTGTACATCGCGGCGCCGATCCGCTGCGCGACCGTGCTCAGCCGGTCGA
The DNA window shown above is from Streptomyces vietnamensis and carries:
- a CDS encoding zinc-dependent alcohol dehydrogenase family protein; the encoded protein is MPAWVVPADRSGSLERAELPVPSPSPGELLVRVRACGVCRTDLHVRDHDLLPHRERVVPGHEAVGDVVATGRGVTGPTAGALIGIPWLRGTCGVCPYCTRGRENLCLSSLYTGWDADGGYAAYATVPADHSYEMPSGYPAEELAPLLCAGIIGYRALRRADLPAGGRLGVYGFGASAHLTAQLALAEGATVHVLTRSPAARALALELGAASARDARTGPPEPLDSAILFAPVGALVPVALEALGSGGTLAVAGIHLSDIPRLDYQRHLFRERTVRSVTANTREDGRAFLAAAAEHRLRPTLTRYDFADADTALDDLAAGRVHGAAVLHLPSPP
- a CDS encoding NmrA/HSCARG family protein — protein: MTEKKIITVIGATGRQGGGLVRAVLADREGEFTVRAVTRHPEGEAAQELKRLGVDDIVQADMDDPASLAPAFEHAYGAFLVTNFWEHLSAEREKAQAQALAQAASHAGIQHAVWSTLEDTRECIPLDDDRMPTLQEHYKVPHFDAKAEADHYFTEEAVPTTFLRATFYWENLFGAFAPQRGPDGAFQLTYPMGGSRLSGIAVDDIGRTALSILRRGADLIAATISIAGEHLKVADMAAALSLSLDEPVRYRPLSPDEWRAQGFPGADESGNMFQFYAECEHRFTAARDLVAVRDLNPALQDFATWLAGHHGRLLTAWT